A window of Polyangia bacterium genomic DNA:
GGATGCAAAGCGTATCGTGCTTCAAAGTCTTGCTCAATGTATCGGATACGCATCTTAGTCTGCGGCCGGGCATGGCGAAGCCCTGCCGGACCATCAAACCGCGCAGGATCTGTTGTCGGCGTGGTGCTGGAGGGAGGAAGCAGCATGATTGAGCACTCCACCGTCGCCGTCCGGGGCGCCAACCTACATGTCGCGCGCGCCGGGCGGGGGCGGCCGCTGCTTCTCCTTCATGGCTGGCCGGAGTTCTGGTTGACCTGGGAACCGGTGATGACCCGCTTGGCAAACCGCTTCGACCTGATCGCGCCCGATTTGCGCGGCTTTGGCGGCAGCGACAAGCCGGAAGGGCCGTTCGGGCCGGCCGAGCAGGCGGAGGATCTCGTCGGGCTGCTCGACGCACTCGGAATCGGATCGGTCGGGATCGTGTCGCACGACGTGGGCGCGACGATCACGCAGACGCTGGCCCGGCGCCATCCCAACCGGATCGTCGGCTTGTTCTTCTTCAACTTCATGTATCCGGGAATCGGCAAACGCTTTACCGCGCCCACCCATCTCCAGCACGTATGGCACACCTGGTTCAACCAGAGCGACCTTGCGCCCGATTTGCTGGCGGCCTCACCGGAGGCCGTGCGCCGCTTTTTCACATTCTTCCTGCGGAAGTGGGCGCACCGGAAGGAGGTGTTCGACGACGCCGCGATCGATGCGTTCGTGGCCAACTTCCAGGCGCCCGGCAACCTCGCCGGCGGGTTTGCCCACTACCGCGCTGTTGCCGCCCAGCGCCGCGCGGAGGCATCCGACGATCCGCCCCCGCCGCAGCCGCCAATCCCGCTTCCGACCTGCGTGCGTTGGGCGCAGTGCGACCCGACGCTGCCGGCGGAGTGGTCCGATCGGCTGGCGGAAACCTTCCCGAACCTCGATTTTGCGCCCTTCCCGGACGCCGGCCACTTCCCGCACCGTGAGCAGCCGGACCGCGCTTCTGCCGAGATCGGAACGTTCTTCGAACGTCTGAGCGCGCCGGACTGGCAGGCGTGACTGCCGGCGCTTCGGCGGCCGAACGCGTCCGGCCCGGCACGCGATGGGTCTTGCTCGCGGTCGGGTTTCTGTGGGTCTACAACGGCGTCAACTTCCTCGCCTTTAAGGTGGGCGTAGACGCGTTGCCCGCGGCGTTCCTGGCGGCCACCCGTTTCACCGTGGCGGGCATCGTGCTGCTGCCGTTGGCAGTGTGGCGCGTCCTAGCGGACGAGCGTCCAGACGCGCCTTCCCTGCTCACGGCGGCGCTGCTGGGCATCGTCATGCTTGTTGGGGGCCAAGCCCTAGTGATTTGGGGCGTAAGCTATCTGCCGGCCGGCGAGGCGTCGGTGTTCGGGTCCACGCCGCCGCTTTACCTGGCGCTGTTCGCCTGGTTCGTGTTCCGGCAACCGCTCGACCGGCGGAAACTGCTGGGCGTCTGCGTCGACTTTTTGGGAACGGCATTGCTGGGCTGGAGTTCGGCGTCGGGCGGCAGTTTCAGTCCGAAGGGCGCGGCGGCCATTCTGTCCGCGACGGCGTGCTGGGCCGCGGGATCGCTGGCCGCGACCCGGGTTACGCTGCCGCGCGACCCGGTCTTCAACCTCGCAGTGCAGCTTGTGACTGCCGGCTTGTTGCTGACCACGTTGTCCTGGCTCACCGGCGAGGCCGCAAGCGTTCGGCTGGCGGATGTTCCGGCTCGTGCTTGGGCGGCGCTGGCGTTCCTGACCATCGTCAGCACAT
This region includes:
- a CDS encoding alpha/beta hydrolase, with protein sequence MIEHSTVAVRGANLHVARAGRGRPLLLLHGWPEFWLTWEPVMTRLANRFDLIAPDLRGFGGSDKPEGPFGPAEQAEDLVGLLDALGIGSVGIVSHDVGATITQTLARRHPNRIVGLFFFNFMYPGIGKRFTAPTHLQHVWHTWFNQSDLAPDLLAASPEAVRRFFTFFLRKWAHRKEVFDDAAIDAFVANFQAPGNLAGGFAHYRAVAAQRRAEASDDPPPPQPPIPLPTCVRWAQCDPTLPAEWSDRLAETFPNLDFAPFPDAGHFPHREQPDRASAEIGTFFERLSAPDWQA
- a CDS encoding EamA family transporter, which translates into the protein MTAGASAAERVRPGTRWVLLAVGFLWVYNGVNFLAFKVGVDALPAAFLAATRFTVAGIVLLPLAVWRVLADERPDAPSLLTAALLGIVMLVGGQALVIWGVSYLPAGEASVFGSTPPLYLALFAWFVFRQPLDRRKLLGVCVDFLGTALLGWSSASGGSFSPKGAAAILSATACWAAGSLAATRVTLPRDPVFNLAVQLVTAGLLLTTLSWLTGEAASVRLADVPARAWAALAFLTIVSTLLGYGVFSWVNQTVSPTLANSYNYVAPVITLVLASLFLGERLNWSKAAAAAVALGGVALMVSGKASSRPEAA